A single Vibrio sp. YMD68 DNA region contains:
- a CDS encoding single-stranded DNA-binding protein, with the protein MASRGVNKVIIMGNLGQDPEVKYTANGSAIANITVATSETWRDKQTGEQREKTEWHRVVLFGKTAEIAGEYLRKGSQVYLEGQLQTRKWQDQSGQDRYSTEVVVQWPAGQMQLLGGRGQGGGGQQASQQQNNNWGQPQQPAMQQQQPAMQQPQSAPQHKPAQQAPQQAQPQYNEPPMDFDDDIPF; encoded by the coding sequence ATGGCAAGCCGTGGCGTAAATAAAGTCATCATTATGGGTAATCTTGGGCAAGATCCTGAGGTTAAGTACACTGCCAATGGTAGTGCGATTGCAAATATTACAGTCGCCACTTCTGAAACTTGGCGTGACAAGCAAACTGGTGAACAACGCGAAAAGACAGAGTGGCACCGTGTTGTGTTATTTGGAAAAACAGCTGAAATTGCAGGTGAATACTTACGTAAGGGCTCTCAAGTTTATCTTGAAGGTCAACTGCAAACACGTAAGTGGCAAGATCAAAGTGGTCAAGATCGTTACTCAACTGAAGTTGTTGTTCAGTGGCCAGCAGGTCAAATGCAGCTATTAGGTGGGCGTGGCCAAGGTGGTGGCGGTCAACAGGCGAGTCAGCAGCAAAATAATAACTGGGGCCAACCTCAGCAGCCAGCCATGCAGCAACAGCAGCCAGCGATGCAACAGCCTCAATCGGCTCCTCAGCACAAACCGGCTCAACAAGCTCCACAGCAAGCTCAGCCTCAATATAATGAGCCACCAATGGATTTCGATGACGATATCCCGTTCTAG